The nucleotide sequence ACTTCTTGGCCGCAGGTGCCTGGCGAGGTTGTTTGGGGTAGCCTTCGAGAGACACGGGACTCACTTGATGCTCTGTGGGGAAGTCACTTGGCAGGTCGGCTGTTTGCGTGACATCTCCAGAGGCAGCCCACTCGGTGCCACGCTGAAGAGTTTCATAGAAATCTCGGCAGAGCATGGAATAGTCCGCATGGCCTAAGGTGGTGTGAAAGACACGACCTTTCCCATAATGGAGCACCATGAGATTGGGTTCTTGTTCACCCGTGAGATCGGATTTCGCACTGGCTAAGATCTTAATGTTTTCCGCTGGACCACGCAGCTTGCTATAAAGCTCGTCTTGGGCATGGAGCCAGCGTTGGGGTAAGCCACGGGTAATCGGATGATCCGCGTTCTGAACCTCAACGACAAATTCATGCTGGGGTCCGTGGGCCCCTCCATTGCCAGCCGATGAATCACGGAAGAGTTTTCCATCTTTGACGTAAAGCCAGGGCCCGGAAGCCTCGTTACGGCCTCCCCATCCGCCGACACCAATCATTTGGTTATACTCTTTCCACTCCGGAAAAGAGTTGTTGGCCGCATGAACGGAGACAAAGCCGCCTCCGTTTTTCACATACTGATCAAAGTCTTTGCGAACTGGCTCCGGCCAAGGCTCACCGTTGTAATTGCTGACGATGACCGCGTAGTCACTGAATTTGGGGTGCCACTCAGACCAGGATGCAGCGGGGGCCTTCTTCGCCGGTGTGGTGCTGACTTGCACGAGAAAGGCCCCGCTGCTTTCGAGAGCGTCCTTCAAGACGGGGGTGGTGATCTCCCATTTGTGGTTGTTTTGACCGTCAATGATGAGCACCGAAATCTTGTCAGCAGCAAGGCTCGGTAGCGACAGGGCCATTCCGGCAAGTGCGAGCCAGGGAAACAAGGTGGTTTTCATATTCCTGTTTAAAGCCTGAAGCAGAGGTCCAGAGCAAGAAAAATGAGCGCTCTGTGTGATGAAGCAAGCGTGCCGTGTGAGTCGAAAACATCCAGGCAGGCTGAGTCGGGATCCCCGACAATAAAAAACCGCCTGGAGCACCCCAATACTCCTCGGCGGTTTTCGATGTGGTTGGTGTTTGTGCGAGCAACTCTTATTTCTCAACCCAGCGGACGGCTTCCATGAGCAGTTCGCGAGCGGAGGCAAGACCCAGCTTCTGCCGGATGTTTGCCTTGTGGGCGTCCACGGTTTTGGCGCTGAGCTGAAGTTTTTCAGCGATCTCATGGGAGTCGAAGCCACGGCCGACCATCTCGAAGACTTCGAGCTGACGGTCGCTAAGCATGCGCCCTGGTTCGCCACGGGAACCGGAACGAGGACCACCACCGGAGACGATGCTTCCCAGCAGGTTGGCGCTGAAAAAGAAGCCACCACCGAGCACCTGACGGACAGCCTGAAGCACGCGAGCAGCGCTCTCGCCCTTCATGATGTAACCCATGGCACCGGCACGGAGGCAACGCTCTGCATAGACGTTTTCGTCGTGCATGGAGTAAACCAGGACGTGGATTTCAGGATGGCTCTGCTTCAGTTTCTTCACCAGATCCACGCCGCTACGGTCTTTCAGCGTGATGTCCAGGATGATGACGTCTGGCTTCAGTTTAGGGATTTGCATCAGAGCGGTGTTAGCGTCTTCTGAGGCACCAACGATTTGAAGGTCCTCTTGACCTTCCAAGATCTTCTTCAGACCTTCGATCACGATGGGGTGATCATCGAGGATGTAGATTTTGTATTTCACGGTTTGTATTTCTGTTTGTTGTGGGTCGTCGCTTGGGGTGTATCCCCGCTGGGTAGCAGGGGAAATTTGCAGGTGACTCGCACGCCTCCTCCGGGAGGGCAGGTCACTGAGAAATCGGCATGGATGAGGCTGGCCCGGTAGTTCATGACGCGGAGGCCGATGCCTTCTTGACCAGGGCGGCAATCGAACGTGCTGCCGTTGTTGGTGATCTCCATCACGGCTTGGCCCATGGCCTCTGCGCGCAATGCGATGGTGATCTTCTTCGGGTTGCCATGACGCATGGCGTTATTGATCGCTTCCTGGGCGATACGGAAAAGATGGGTGCCCTGGGTGGGGTCGGTGATCTTGGCCTCGAGGTCCGAGCGGAACTCGCATTCTCTGCGAAAGCTGGTCTGCACAGTGTCGGCGAGCAATTGCAAGGAGGCTGCTAGATCCCGGTTCTGAATCGCCGCCGGGGACATGTTGCGGGAAAGCTGACGCACCTGCTGGATGGCCTGCCTGACCAGTTCATGAATTCGGCCTGCTTCCGATTGTTCGGTGCCGACCAGTTTGGTTTGAAGCATTTCGACCAAGGCGCCGATGCCCGTTAAGAGCTGGCCGACTCCGTCGTGGAGGTCATGACCGATTCGAGCTTGCTCCTGCTCGATGGCCTCCATGAGGTGATGCTGGAGGCGTTGCTGCTCGGTGATGTCGATGGCCGTGATGATGTAGCTCTCAGCCTCGTTGTTGGCATTCCGCGTGGCTGTGTTGTGAACCTGGATGATCCGCAGTTCCCCGGATTTCGTGCGAGCTCTGGAAATGGCGGTGACTCGCGGTGCCCCAGCTTGCAGTTTTTTGAGCCGCTCCATCGTGCGGGGCAGTTCTTCAGGATCGACGAGTCCGCTTTCCCAAATGGTTTTACCCACCAGTTCCTTAGCGTTGTAGCCGGAGACTTTTTCAACCGCCGGATTGACCTTCAGGATCTTTCCTTCCAGGTCCACCATGCCGATCATGGCTGCGGATTCTTTGAGCAAGGTATCGTTCAGCAGCGACTGCTTTTTAAGATCCTGTTCAGCCTGACGGCGGGCACTGATGTCTGTGAAAATGATGATGCCTTGACCTGCTTCGGCATTGGTATCGGGGAGGAAAGTGGCGGCAGCGTGGGCGTAGAGGCCCTTACCTTCACGGCTTTTTAACGTGACTTCGATATCGCGTCGCGGTTTGGTGCTGACATCGATGACGTGTTTCCAAAATTCGTCTGGTGGGCGATTTTGGTTATCGAGCAAGTCAGGCACCCTCATCTGAGTGAGCTGCTTCTCTGTGTAACCCAGCATTCTTCGCAGGGCGGGGTTCACTTTCGTGATCTGGAGGGTCGTGTCATACACGGCCACGCCGGAGGGGTTGTTTTCAA is from Prosthecobacter debontii and encodes:
- a CDS encoding ThuA domain-containing protein; this translates as MKTTLFPWLALAGMALSLPSLAADKISVLIIDGQNNHKWEITTPVLKDALESSGAFLVQVSTTPAKKAPAASWSEWHPKFSDYAVIVSNYNGEPWPEPVRKDFDQYVKNGGGFVSVHAANNSFPEWKEYNQMIGVGGWGGRNEASGPWLYVKDGKLFRDSSAGNGGAHGPQHEFVVEVQNADHPITRGLPQRWLHAQDELYSKLRGPAENIKILASAKSDLTGEQEPNLMVLHYGKGRVFHTTLGHADYSMLCRDFYETLQRGTEWAASGDVTQTADLPSDFPTEHQVSPVSLEGYPKQPRQAPAAKK
- a CDS encoding response regulator transcription factor, giving the protein MKYKIYILDDHPIVIEGLKKILEGQEDLQIVGASEDANTALMQIPKLKPDVIILDITLKDRSGVDLVKKLKQSHPEIHVLVYSMHDENVYAERCLRAGAMGYIMKGESAARVLQAVRQVLGGGFFFSANLLGSIVSGGGPRSGSRGEPGRMLSDRQLEVFEMVGRGFDSHEIAEKLQLSAKTVDAHKANIRQKLGLASARELLMEAVRWVEK
- a CDS encoding PAS domain-containing sensor histidine kinase, producing the protein MSARHQQTHIPHDFPNRGENVPVGGTSAEEAYPEDSLRGLVARLETPPTPNASESEPLSNAWIDGIETRVGYIYDFATQTFLENGNRLAGIYGYTPEEIDSFPERWDSLIHPDDIEIVKEGREALLSGEMSTATVQMRVACKDGRWEWIQHDWRALTRNDQGHMIRTLGLVQVITPLALATQALRNEVSLNALCRTLVEEWVDGIFLVDEQWRILFANQGALDALGYTQAELHTRPITHVLFMDLGKKKEPALPRSFQKVTLRGAHLPKDGNRQKVEIVLRRLPGERVLVTTRDIREQLAAEEYTRRQAAYYRGLFENNPSGVAVYDTTLQITKVNPALRRMLGYTEKQLTQMRVPDLLDNQNRPPDEFWKHVIDVSTKPRRDIEVTLKSREGKGLYAHAAATFLPDTNAEAGQGIIIFTDISARRQAEQDLKKQSLLNDTLLKESAAMIGMVDLEGKILKVNPAVEKVSGYNAKELVGKTIWESGLVDPEELPRTMERLKKLQAGAPRVTAISRARTKSGELRIIQVHNTATRNANNEAESYIITAIDITEQQRLQHHLMEAIEQEQARIGHDLHDGVGQLLTGIGALVEMLQTKLVGTEQSEAGRIHELVRQAIQQVRQLSRNMSPAAIQNRDLAASLQLLADTVQTSFRRECEFRSDLEAKITDPTQGTHLFRIAQEAINNAMRHGNPKKITIALRAEAMGQAVMEITNNGSTFDCRPGQEGIGLRVMNYRASLIHADFSVTCPPGGGVRVTCKFPLLPSGDTPQATTHNKQKYKP